The Stratiformator vulcanicus genome has a segment encoding these proteins:
- the dnaN gene encoding DNA polymerase III subunit beta — MADSLSPRPSTPDEQLVELLAVAEPIVAGMAKRFPRVDRDDMESAAMEAVWRCFERQDESKGDVLHYVRRSVRRACLMQARGHGRREKREQTATCDPVTFDGDSAAETATDPTLAIEAEDLWSFAVAGLDEVTAEVVLKVQRDDMSRSEAAAELSLTEVEISRRLFESRPIVRRALGQFHHPAARGGFYPMPHSLTAASCNVSAAALQKAVALALPVAKKTTPMEVLKNFRLVGEGGKLEIHATDSEMYLVAEVDQATIGGGMFETLVPAAKFGEILRLINGKESIDLTVDDNLVIRSGADEWKLNVADAAEFPPEAAFAGDDPLSVPGGVLRRVIDHVAFVCDKTSSLYVLGGVLFERDADSLVFAATDSRQLSVERLVIAPSEPRAADAPPVVPAKAMQVLRALCPDGEADVEVMLTSNTAAFRSEGWRLQTRLMQGRFPRYRTVIPPDTPKNVSIPAAPFLKAVEKARVTTAEETRGIDLYFLSDGTLKIKAASQDLGVAEVQLPVACDFDLVITLDVTLIAGFLKHAGDDVIDFGFTDGDSQLKATVGSWTFIIMPLSRDR, encoded by the coding sequence GTGGCTGATTCGCTCTCCCCTCGCCCCTCGACTCCCGATGAGCAGCTCGTCGAGCTGCTCGCGGTCGCGGAACCGATCGTCGCCGGTATGGCGAAGCGGTTTCCGCGAGTCGATCGCGACGACATGGAGTCGGCGGCGATGGAGGCGGTCTGGCGGTGCTTCGAGCGGCAAGACGAGTCGAAGGGGGACGTGCTGCACTACGTGCGGCGGAGTGTGCGGCGGGCCTGCCTGATGCAGGCACGCGGCCACGGTCGGCGAGAGAAGCGGGAACAGACCGCGACCTGCGATCCGGTGACGTTCGACGGCGACTCGGCTGCCGAAACCGCCACCGATCCCACGCTCGCGATCGAAGCCGAGGACCTGTGGTCCTTCGCGGTGGCAGGTCTCGACGAGGTCACCGCGGAGGTCGTGTTGAAGGTTCAGCGGGATGACATGTCGAGAAGCGAGGCCGCGGCCGAGCTGTCTCTGACCGAAGTAGAGATCAGTCGAAGACTGTTTGAATCGCGTCCGATCGTGCGGCGGGCGTTGGGCCAATTTCATCACCCGGCCGCACGGGGAGGTTTTTATCCGATGCCGCATTCCTTAACCGCGGCGAGCTGCAACGTGTCAGCAGCCGCACTGCAGAAGGCGGTCGCTCTCGCGCTGCCGGTTGCCAAGAAAACAACACCGATGGAGGTCTTAAAGAACTTCCGTCTGGTCGGCGAGGGCGGGAAGCTGGAAATACACGCCACCGATAGTGAAATGTATCTCGTGGCCGAAGTGGATCAGGCGACCATCGGCGGCGGGATGTTTGAAACGCTGGTCCCGGCCGCGAAGTTCGGCGAAATTCTCCGGCTGATCAACGGCAAGGAATCGATCGACCTGACCGTTGATGACAACCTCGTCATCCGCTCGGGTGCCGATGAGTGGAAATTAAACGTCGCCGATGCGGCGGAGTTTCCACCGGAGGCGGCGTTTGCCGGGGATGATCCACTGTCGGTTCCCGGCGGGGTATTAAGGCGAGTGATTGATCACGTCGCGTTCGTTTGCGATAAGACGTCGTCGTTGTATGTCCTTGGCGGTGTGCTGTTCGAGCGGGACGCTGACAGCCTGGTCTTTGCTGCGACTGACAGCCGGCAGCTATCGGTCGAGCGACTCGTGATCGCGCCATCGGAGCCAAGAGCGGCCGATGCTCCGCCGGTGGTACCGGCCAAAGCAATGCAGGTCCTGCGGGCACTCTGCCCGGACGGGGAAGCGGACGTCGAAGTCATGCTCACTTCGAACACCGCGGCGTTCCGGTCGGAAGGCTGGCGACTGCAGACGCGTTTGATGCAGGGTCGCTTTCCTCGGTATCGAACGGTGATCCCACCGGACACGCCCAAGAATGTCTCGATCCCGGCGGCCCCGTTCTTAAAGGCGGTCGAGAAGGCACGGGTTACGACGGCCGAAGAGACGCGTGGAATCGACCTGTACTTCCTATCCGACGGCACGCTCAAAATTAAGGCCGCGTCGCAAGACCTCGGCGTGGCCGAAGTGCAGTTGCCGGTGGCCTGCGACTTCGACCTGGTGATCACGCTCGACGTCACGTTAATTGCCGGTTTCTTAAAACATGCCGGCGACGACGTGATCGACTTCGGATTCACCGACGGCGACTCGCAATTAAAAGCCACGGTCGGCTCGTGGACCTTCATCATCATGCCGCTGTCTCGGGATCGGTGA
- a CDS encoding DEAD/DEAH box helicase: MQAAKTYGRLWKEEGRWLIECEPHVKLWVKRIFRSIPTAAAGVVSLPDTPEVGRNLEWFCDRFPLSIEGREDLTAQSRRHRDKLLRLRQITGSDYRPEPVPMALPPRHYQAVAADLWAATSRLLLADDLGLGKTVTTIAGLIRTDCRPAIVVCPAHLPRQWEAEINKFAPDLSTHILKKSTPYELPAFFGRGPDVLISSYHKLAGWADVLRTYCRAIVFDECQELRHAGSQKFMASTEIADQCEYVIGLSATPIYNYGSEIWNIFRVLKPDALGRRDEFIREWCSVWTNKERIKEAEAFGCWLKDNHLMLRRTRRDVDRELPDLTRVTQFVDCDEKALSRIEDAAGELARIILSEEKLTGSSRMEAASEFSMILRQATGIAKAPFVAAFVRMLIESGEPVVLFGWHRAVYDLWQSKLGEFHPAFYTGEESTAAKQRAKDSFVAGETDLLIISLRSGAGLDGLQNRGRTLVFGELDWSPGVHEQCTGRIHRDGQSDPVTAYYMLSEGGLDPLMAETLGLKRQQVDGIRADGDTKLVERVDSGEAIKKLARRYLKSSG; this comes from the coding sequence ATGCAGGCGGCAAAGACATACGGGCGGCTCTGGAAGGAGGAAGGCCGCTGGCTCATTGAGTGCGAGCCGCACGTGAAGCTGTGGGTCAAGCGGATATTCCGCTCGATCCCCACCGCGGCGGCCGGGGTCGTCTCCCTGCCCGACACGCCGGAAGTCGGTCGGAATCTCGAATGGTTCTGCGATCGCTTTCCGCTCTCGATCGAGGGTCGGGAGGATCTCACCGCCCAGTCGCGCCGGCACCGGGACAAGCTGCTGCGTCTGCGGCAGATCACGGGGTCGGACTATCGACCGGAGCCGGTGCCGATGGCTCTGCCGCCGCGGCACTATCAGGCGGTCGCGGCCGATCTGTGGGCGGCGACTTCGCGGCTGCTGCTCGCCGATGACCTCGGACTCGGCAAGACGGTCACCACGATCGCGGGATTGATCCGCACCGACTGCCGACCGGCGATCGTCGTCTGCCCGGCTCATCTGCCGCGGCAGTGGGAGGCGGAGATCAATAAATTCGCCCCCGATCTGTCGACGCACATTCTTAAGAAATCGACGCCGTACGAGCTGCCGGCGTTCTTCGGCCGCGGTCCCGACGTGCTGATCAGCTCCTATCACAAGCTGGCCGGTTGGGCCGATGTGCTGCGGACCTACTGCCGTGCGATCGTGTTCGATGAGTGCCAGGAATTAAGACACGCGGGTTCGCAGAAGTTTATGGCGTCGACCGAGATTGCCGATCAGTGCGAATACGTCATCGGACTCAGCGCGACGCCGATCTATAACTACGGCTCGGAAATCTGGAACATCTTTCGGGTCTTAAAGCCGGACGCCCTCGGCCGACGTGACGAATTCATCCGCGAATGGTGCTCCGTCTGGACGAACAAAGAGCGGATCAAGGAGGCGGAGGCGTTCGGGTGCTGGCTCAAGGATAATCACCTGATGCTGCGACGGACCCGCCGGGATGTCGACCGAGAACTGCCCGACCTGACGCGGGTGACGCAATTCGTCGACTGCGATGAGAAGGCCCTCAGCCGGATCGAGGATGCGGCCGGAGAGCTGGCCCGGATCATCCTCAGCGAGGAGAAACTCACCGGCAGCTCCCGGATGGAAGCTGCTTCGGAGTTCTCGATGATCCTGCGGCAGGCCACCGGGATCGCCAAGGCTCCCTTCGTGGCGGCGTTCGTGCGGATGTTGATCGAAAGCGGGGAGCCGGTCGTGCTGTTCGGCTGGCACCGGGCGGTTTATGACCTTTGGCAGTCGAAGCTCGGCGAGTTTCACCCGGCGTTCTATACGGGCGAGGAATCGACCGCGGCCAAGCAGCGGGCGAAAGACAGCTTCGTCGCCGGCGAGACCGATCTGCTGATTATCAGCTTGCGAAGCGGGGCGGGTCTGGACGGCCTGCAGAACCGCGGTCGCACGTTGGTGTTCGGGGAGCTCGATTGGTCACCCGGCGTGCATGAGCAATGCACCGGGCGGATTCACCGTGACGGGCAGTCCGATCCGGTGACGGCTTACTACATGCTTTCCGAAGGGGGGCTCGACCCCTTAATGGCCGAGACGCTCGGGTTGAAGCGGCAACAGGTCGACGGCATCCGGGCGGATGGCGATACGAAGCTGGTCGAACGGGTCGATTCCGGGGAAGCGATTAAGAAGCTGGCTCGGAGGTATCTGAAAAGCTCCGGATGA
- a CDS encoding DNA cytosine methyltransferase, with translation MRFGSLCTGAGGFDLGLEAAGMVPVFQCEQDAACNRVLKHRWSDVKRTEDVNDDATEDALRRSGPDLVCFGFPCQDLSVAGRREGLAGERSSLFFRCSGLAHASGARWVLIENVPGLLSSNKRRDMGIVLGTLGDLGYRWAYRMLDAQYDGVAQRRRRVFIVGRLGNGPDPAEILFESESVSWDPPSSREAGAGVSALTSNGVGTCGPDDNQGQAGHLIAYQCHGSNVGPAGTLRQANGSGGVPFLSHPITARPYADNAAQEDRLIPETAWCLQERDAKGPDSDTKEGHLIPVSYRTSGNCGVTEQGDRTAALNCSTDPTQNVLQTTFGVRRLTPKECERLQGWPDDWTRWGAGDDGERVEISDTARYRMCGNGVAAPVAAWIARRILRAEQQFNSTDERGESPGARAERS, from the coding sequence ATGAGATTTGGCAGCCTGTGTACGGGGGCCGGGGGGTTTGATCTCGGTCTGGAAGCGGCGGGGATGGTGCCGGTGTTTCAGTGTGAACAGGACGCGGCGTGCAACCGGGTGTTGAAGCACCGCTGGTCTGACGTGAAGCGAACCGAGGACGTGAATGACGATGCTACAGAAGACGCTCTTCGACGATCCGGACCCGACCTCGTGTGCTTCGGATTCCCCTGCCAGGACCTCAGCGTGGCTGGACGCCGTGAGGGATTGGCGGGCGAGCGAAGCTCCCTGTTCTTCCGCTGCTCAGGTCTCGCTCATGCGAGCGGTGCCCGTTGGGTTCTCATCGAGAACGTCCCTGGCCTTCTGTCATCAAACAAGCGACGGGATATGGGAATCGTCCTCGGGACGCTGGGGGACCTCGGGTATCGGTGGGCCTACCGGATGCTTGACGCTCAATACGACGGAGTGGCACAGCGACGCCGCCGTGTCTTCATTGTCGGACGCCTTGGAAACGGACCCGATCCCGCCGAAATACTTTTTGAGTCCGAAAGCGTGTCGTGGGATCCTCCGTCGAGCCGAGAAGCGGGGGCGGGAGTTAGCGCCCTCACTTCGAACGGCGTTGGAACGTGTGGCCCAGATGACAATCAAGGACAGGCCGGACACCTCATCGCCTATCAATGCCACGGCTCGAACGTCGGGCCGGCCGGCACATTAAGACAGGCCAACGGTTCGGGTGGCGTTCCCTTTCTGTCTCACCCGATCACGGCACGGCCGTACGCGGACAATGCGGCTCAGGAGGATCGGCTCATCCCCGAGACCGCGTGGTGCCTGCAGGAACGGGATGCGAAGGGACCGGACAGCGACACGAAGGAAGGGCACTTAATTCCGGTTTCGTATCGGACCTCCGGCAATTGCGGCGTCACGGAGCAGGGCGACCGGACGGCAGCCCTCAATTGCAGTACCGATCCGACTCAAAATGTGTTGCAGACCACGTTCGGCGTTCGGCGACTCACCCCAAAGGAATGCGAGCGGCTTCAGGGCTGGCCGGACGACTGGACCAGATGGGGGGCCGGAGACGACGGCGAGAGGGTCGAGATCAGCGACACGGCCCGCTACCGCATGTGCGGCAACGGTGTCGCCGCCCCCGTGGCGGCATGGATTGCCAGGCGAATCTTAAGAGCCGAGCAGCAATTTAATTCCACCGATGAGAGAGGCGAGAGTCCAGGGGCTAGAGCCGAGAGGTCTTAA
- the dnaB gene encoding replicative DNA helicase translates to MPPQAQRDGSPPEDLEAERSLIGGVLLQASKLDDIGEFFRPEMFHRERHAFIYRAAWALYERGRKVDTVTVAEQLQRDGKLDEAGGPAYLLDCLEAVPQAGHAVHYAQIVRDCALRRAVLYAGLTMAQTAHDRTRDVSEVVASAWDALSQTSDDVHDDGAVSLDVAVRTAWEAFETGQEPGLKTGFFDLDGLTHGLRPGQIVVLAARPSMGKTALAGNIALNVAEAGDGVLLFSLEQSKEEIAVRMLSSLAAIDSHRIKEPGTLLEHERERILQRNAQVQNLPLVIDDRPAATTGRMGAIVRRYRRRRLGPTGDGVKLVIVDYLQLIEPEDRRVPREQQVSTISRQLKAIARTAEVPIIVLAQLNRQSEMRENKRPRLSDLRESGAIEQDADIVMLLHRPSFFDKGDRPGEADLIIAKQRDGATGTVPLTWAENRTQFLDASRAEEPAGYTETDLGF, encoded by the coding sequence ATGCCGCCGCAGGCACAACGGGACGGAAGTCCCCCGGAGGATTTGGAGGCGGAGCGGTCGTTGATCGGGGGGGTGCTGCTGCAGGCGTCGAAGCTCGACGACATCGGGGAGTTCTTCCGGCCGGAGATGTTTCACCGGGAGCGGCACGCGTTCATCTACCGGGCGGCGTGGGCCCTGTACGAGCGAGGTCGGAAGGTCGACACGGTCACGGTGGCCGAGCAGTTGCAGCGCGACGGCAAGCTCGACGAGGCGGGCGGCCCCGCTTATCTGCTCGACTGCCTCGAAGCGGTGCCGCAGGCCGGTCACGCGGTGCATTACGCTCAGATCGTGCGGGACTGTGCCCTGCGGCGGGCGGTGCTATACGCGGGGCTGACGATGGCCCAAACGGCTCACGACCGGACCCGCGATGTCTCAGAGGTCGTTGCATCCGCCTGGGATGCGTTGTCGCAGACTTCGGACGATGTTCACGACGATGGGGCCGTGTCGCTCGACGTGGCGGTCAGAACGGCGTGGGAAGCCTTCGAGACGGGGCAGGAGCCGGGGCTCAAGACCGGGTTCTTCGACCTCGACGGACTGACGCACGGGTTGCGGCCGGGTCAGATCGTGGTGCTGGCCGCCCGGCCTTCGATGGGCAAGACGGCTCTGGCGGGGAATATCGCGCTCAACGTGGCCGAGGCGGGGGACGGCGTGTTGCTGTTCAGTCTCGAGCAATCGAAGGAGGAGATCGCGGTGCGGATGCTGTCGAGTCTGGCGGCGATCGATTCGCATCGGATCAAGGAACCCGGAACCCTGCTCGAACACGAACGGGAGCGGATCCTGCAACGCAACGCCCAGGTGCAGAACCTGCCGCTGGTGATCGACGATCGACCGGCGGCGACGACGGGGCGGATGGGGGCGATCGTCCGGCGGTACCGGCGGCGAAGACTGGGCCCCACCGGCGACGGTGTCAAGCTCGTGATCGTCGACTACCTGCAGCTCATCGAGCCGGAGGATCGGCGGGTGCCGCGCGAGCAGCAGGTCTCGACGATCAGCCGCCAGCTCAAGGCGATCGCGAGAACGGCCGAGGTGCCGATCATCGTGCTGGCTCAGCTCAACCGGCAAAGCGAGATGCGAGAGAACAAGCGGCCGCGGCTCTCCGATCTGCGGGAGTCGGGAGCGATCGAGCAGGACGCCGACATCGTGATGCTGCTGCATCGCCCATCGTTCTTCGACAAGGGCGACCGACCGGGCGAAGCGGACTTAATTATCGCCAAGCAGCGCGACGGGGCGACCGGCACGGTGCCGCTGACATGGGCGGAGAATCGCACGCAGTTCCTGGACGCCTCCCGAGCCGAAGAACCGGCGGGCTACACCGAGACCGACCTCGGCTTCTAA
- a CDS encoding helix-turn-helix domain-containing protein: protein MKISTSICYTEAKTGRTLREFSEDEWITRIAVGDQVEFGDHLWTVTRRQWVILKLKPNPDVCLQLHVSEDERNTEEHVGFANSPIESPSTAKGQRISTKKVAKRLGVTPEKVRVLIRSGELRAIDISDRGGTGKPRYRILVSDIEKFEQDRQVVKRPKNIAPKRTKKGVTEFY from the coding sequence ATGAAAATATCAACCAGTATTTGCTACACGGAAGCCAAGACAGGGCGCACGCTACGCGAGTTCTCCGAGGACGAATGGATTACCCGTATTGCCGTTGGGGACCAAGTCGAGTTCGGCGACCACTTGTGGACCGTAACCCGGAGGCAGTGGGTGATACTTAAGCTGAAGCCAAACCCTGACGTATGCCTGCAACTCCACGTGAGTGAGGACGAGAGGAATACGGAAGAGCATGTTGGTTTCGCCAATTCACCGATCGAGTCACCTTCAACGGCCAAGGGCCAACGCATATCAACGAAGAAAGTTGCCAAGCGGCTCGGGGTGACTCCGGAGAAGGTGCGGGTCTTGATCCGCAGCGGGGAACTGCGGGCGATCGACATCAGCGACCGCGGCGGGACGGGCAAACCACGATATCGGATCCTCGTGTCCGACATCGAGAAATTCGAACAGGACCGGCAGGTCGTGAAGCGACCGAAGAACATCGCACCTAAGCGGACCAAGAAGGGGGTGACCGAGTTTTATTAA
- a CDS encoding helix-turn-helix domain-containing protein: MTTTNNILNVQQVADELGIAAKTVRDLCRLYSTDPQRGLRSFNASPNPESRRPTYRVRREWLNDFIDRRSSEGSAPRSKRRKRARSRRWIKG, encoded by the coding sequence ATGACCACCACAAACAACATTCTCAATGTTCAGCAGGTCGCCGACGAACTCGGCATTGCGGCAAAAACGGTCCGCGACCTCTGCCGGCTGTACTCAACGGACCCACAGAGGGGACTGCGAAGCTTCAATGCCTCGCCGAACCCGGAAAGCCGTCGCCCGACTTATCGGGTACGGCGGGAATGGCTCAACGATTTCATCGATCGGCGATCGTCCGAGGGTTCCGCGCCACGGTCGAAGAGGCGAAAGCGGGCTCGATCACGTCGCTGGATTAAAGGGTAA
- a CDS encoding DNA-methyltransferase, producing the protein MSIDFNHSGRNWGILVGDVLDRLSDLPDRSVQCVATSPPYWGLRDYQHEGQIGLEASPVEFISRMVEVFDEVGRVLRDDGTLWLNLGDTYVSKPKGSMNGQDKSGLTSTRTQEHSPSGINKRVRSGHAGKHAYVADYPVDGPNRNKSANRRDGADVSPLSHAHKGVESLKEKNLVGIPWRVALALQDAGWYLRQDIIWAKKSPMPESVRDRCSKAHEYIFLLTKSPNYFYDSVAVREAATGGVKANASFIASVYNATRDDLPTDRNKRGVWSADYGIDDAEALWEFLNADVGGGDLWTFSTEPFGEAHFATFPSAVPRTCIKAGTSAVGACPTCGAPWERIVERNREATRPGTNSKVNRASNDEASPYEQQNGSIVGNRDPNRHQTTFRTIGWQPTCDHEHTRDELVPCVVLDPFVGSGTTVRAAIDLGRIGWGIELNPEYAELAERRILRPAKSKTPPKPTPGKSHSSKMRCRRE; encoded by the coding sequence GTGAGCATTGATTTCAATCACTCCGGCCGCAACTGGGGGATCCTCGTCGGAGACGTGCTCGATCGGCTATCGGACCTGCCGGACCGATCGGTGCAGTGCGTCGCGACTTCCCCGCCGTATTGGGGCTTGCGCGATTATCAGCACGAAGGGCAGATCGGGCTTGAGGCGTCACCGGTTGAGTTCATCAGCCGGATGGTCGAGGTCTTTGATGAGGTCGGGCGGGTATTAAGAGACGACGGGACGCTGTGGCTGAATCTCGGCGATACCTATGTCAGCAAGCCGAAGGGGTCGATGAACGGCCAGGACAAGAGTGGGCTGACGTCGACGCGAACGCAAGAGCATTCTCCGTCCGGAATCAATAAGCGAGTCCGGAGCGGCCACGCGGGCAAACACGCCTACGTCGCGGACTACCCGGTCGACGGGCCGAATCGGAATAAGTCGGCGAATCGCAGAGACGGTGCGGACGTATCCCCGTTGTCGCACGCCCACAAGGGGGTCGAGAGTCTTAAAGAGAAAAACCTCGTCGGCATCCCGTGGCGTGTCGCACTCGCGTTGCAAGACGCCGGTTGGTATCTGCGGCAGGATATTATCTGGGCGAAGAAATCGCCGATGCCGGAGAGTGTGCGCGACCGCTGCAGCAAAGCCCACGAGTATATTTTCCTGCTCACGAAGTCCCCAAATTATTTCTATGACTCGGTCGCGGTACGTGAGGCGGCAACGGGTGGCGTGAAAGCCAACGCGTCCTTCATTGCGTCGGTCTATAACGCGACTCGCGATGATCTGCCGACTGACCGAAACAAGCGGGGCGTCTGGTCGGCCGATTACGGCATCGACGACGCCGAAGCACTTTGGGAGTTCCTGAACGCCGACGTCGGCGGTGGTGACCTATGGACGTTCTCCACCGAACCCTTCGGCGAGGCTCATTTCGCGACGTTCCCCTCGGCGGTCCCCCGCACCTGCATTAAGGCCGGCACCTCGGCGGTCGGAGCGTGCCCGACATGCGGGGCACCTTGGGAGAGGATCGTGGAGCGAAACCGCGAGGCGACACGACCGGGCACGAACAGCAAGGTCAACCGGGCGAGCAATGATGAGGCTTCGCCGTATGAGCAACAGAACGGATCGATCGTCGGCAACCGTGATCCAAACCGGCACCAAACGACGTTCCGCACCATCGGTTGGCAACCGACCTGCGATCACGAACACACCCGCGACGAGCTGGTGCCGTGCGTCGTGCTCGATCCGTTTGTCGGCAGCGGGACAACGGTCCGGGCGGCGATCGATCTCGGGCGGATCGGTTGGGGAATCGAGCTGAACCCGGAGTACGCCGAGCTGGCGGAACGTCGCATCTTAAGACCGGCGAAGTCGAAGACACCGCCGAAGCCGACACCGGGCAAATCTCACTCTTCGAAGATGAGGTGTCGGCGTGAGTGA